A single region of the Gammaproteobacteria bacterium genome encodes:
- a CDS encoding nucleotidyltransferase family protein, whose protein sequence is MRAMILAAGRGERMRPLTDRHPKPLLKAGGKSLIVYIIEGLKKANITELVINHAHLGHQIVEALGDGSQLEVKITYSAEQTALETAGGIIQALPLLGKEPFLVVNGDIWTDFDFSTLALPAGSLAHLVVVPNPLHNPTGDFMLAQDGLMRATGVQKLTFSGIGIYSPALFAGMAPERAALAPLLRDFMDQGKVTGQKFTGKWEDIGSPERLMRLDAKLRG, encoded by the coding sequence ATGAGAGCGATGATATTGGCCGCGGGACGCGGTGAACGGATGCGTCCATTGACTGACCGCCACCCCAAGCCATTGTTAAAGGCTGGCGGAAAAAGCTTGATTGTTTACATTATCGAGGGGCTCAAAAAGGCCAATATTACCGAGCTGGTGATCAATCATGCCCATCTGGGGCATCAGATCGTGGAGGCCCTAGGGGATGGTTCGCAGTTGGAGGTGAAAATAACCTATTCTGCTGAACAAACTGCGCTGGAAACGGCGGGCGGAATTATCCAGGCGTTGCCTCTACTGGGCAAAGAGCCGTTCCTGGTGGTGAATGGCGATATCTGGACCGATTTTGATTTTTCTACGCTGGCATTGCCCGCGGGCAGTCTGGCCCATCTGGTGGTGGTACCTAATCCGCTGCACAATCCCACCGGCGATTTCATGTTGGCCCAGGATGGGTTGATGCGTGCCACCGGGGTGCAGAAATTGACTTTTTCCGGGATTGGTATTTATTCTCCGGCACTGTTTGCCGGCATGGCTCCTGAACGGGCAGCGCTGGCACCTTTGCTACGTGATTTCATGGATCAAGGGAAGGTTACGGGGCAGAAATTTACGGGCAAATGGGAAGACATTGGTTCGCCGGAGCGCTTGATGCGGCTGGATGCGAAACTGCGAGGTTAG
- a CDS encoding phosphotransferase — translation MSDLRLQHLQSWLKEVAGLTDFRISVASADASFRRYFRVHLADRTLIAMDAPPDKEDCAPFVRIAKAFGALGLHVPEIICEDLSNGFLLLSDLGDTQYAQVLAPGTVDALYGDAMDALYRLQTGPRPSLSLPAYDYALLQREMDLFRDWFLGKHLGIMLDANQQAALAQVSEQLAQSALAQPQVWVHRDYHSRNLMKLDQGNPGVLDFQDAVVGAVTYDLVSLLRDCYVDWPRPQVEAWAEAYRLRLSEQGLLRDVDSRTFRRWFDWMGVQRHMKAIGIFARLNHRDNKPGYLKDIPRTLGYVLQVTQDYVELQPLNKLIHQVVAPRYELTTGKLR, via the coding sequence GTGTCTGATCTGCGTTTGCAGCACTTGCAATCATGGTTAAAAGAAGTTGCCGGGTTGACGGACTTTCGTATTAGCGTGGCTTCAGCTGACGCCAGTTTTCGCCGCTATTTTCGTGTGCATCTGGCGGATCGCACTTTAATTGCGATGGATGCGCCGCCGGACAAGGAGGATTGCGCACCGTTTGTGCGTATCGCCAAGGCGTTTGGAGCTCTAGGTTTGCACGTGCCGGAGATTATCTGCGAAGACTTGAGCAACGGATTTCTGCTGCTATCGGACTTGGGCGATACGCAGTATGCCCAGGTGTTGGCTCCTGGCACGGTCGATGCCTTGTATGGTGATGCCATGGACGCGTTGTATCGTCTGCAGACCGGGCCCAGGCCGTCGTTGTCGTTGCCGGCGTATGACTATGCGTTGCTGCAACGGGAAATGGATTTGTTCCGTGACTGGTTTTTGGGCAAACACTTGGGAATTATGCTGGACGCCAATCAGCAGGCGGCCTTGGCTCAGGTGAGTGAGCAGTTGGCGCAGTCGGCGCTGGCGCAGCCTCAGGTTTGGGTGCATCGCGATTATCATTCGCGCAATCTGATGAAATTGGATCAGGGCAACCCGGGGGTGCTGGATTTTCAGGATGCCGTCGTGGGCGCGGTGACTTACGACCTGGTGTCCTTGCTGCGTGACTGCTACGTCGATTGGCCGAGGCCACAAGTCGAGGCATGGGCTGAAGCGTATCGGTTGCGCTTGAGTGAGCAAGGGTTGTTGCGTGACGTTGATAGTCGTACGTTTCGCCGCTGGTTTGACTGGATGGGGGTGCAGCGCCATATGAAAGCGATTGGCATTTTCGCCCGCCTTAACCATCGGGATAACAAGCCCGGATATTTGAAAGATATTCCCCGAACCTTGGGGTATGTGTTGCAGGTGACACAGGATTATGTAGAGCTACAACCGTTGAATAAGTTGATTCATCAGGTTGTGGCGCCTCGGTATGAGTTGACCACAGGAAAGTTACGATGA
- the lptD gene encoding LPS assembly protein LptD — MTNKLSAVSLWLSLATLVPSATNAALCEDDDPFHPIPMQALPADKIVLQSNDGYSQDGLYQFSGRVLMQHENQLLQADGAQFDEKNQRLQANGNVQFQVPGLISRGDGALLQLDEHRGIVNESRYLLEYTGGTGHAKKIEVIGEVAELQGASYTTCPGTQPAWQLAAQSITLDRANNEGIARHVVLQLGQVPVFYVPWASFALQGRKTGFLTPALGYSRIRGADITLPYYLNLAPAQDATLYPRLIENRGPQLGGEYRYLTASSAGQVFSEYLQDDQLYGDNRSLFSFKHRAQPNDHWSYSTQLEQVSDRDYFSDLGSNLSTSSQTQLERNLRTQWRGKNWWASAMLQDYQMLRSHTAPHRRLPQLQYRHQSQHRWLQTELLGEYSYFQHDTLLNGHRLLVEPVLTTGYDSPGAYLQPRLRLRHNRYWLQDQPDDGGTNAVFSLDSGLRFIRHGQRIDQTLEPRLFYTYSPYRDQHLQPIFDTGALDLSFAQLFRDFRYIGGDRIGDENRLSTGLSSSFVRQTDGRQLLRLSLAHARYFADHRTQLPAEEPTLAGDRRIAGEIASEFLPDWSFATTLFQRTTDRHPDKLATRLNYDGDRQGLDLSARYRQNLLKQVGAAGYVELGPHWQLAAKWTYSLQYERSNEAVIGVQYLSCCWRLRTVAQQFIKNAQGETDRSIGVEIELTGLATVGRKTEDRLSREIMGYKSEGF, encoded by the coding sequence TTGACAAATAAACTCTCTGCCGTAAGCCTGTGGCTTAGCCTTGCAACTCTAGTTCCGTCTGCCACAAACGCAGCGCTGTGTGAGGATGACGATCCGTTCCACCCCATTCCCATGCAGGCATTGCCCGCCGACAAAATTGTACTGCAATCCAATGATGGATATTCCCAGGATGGTCTGTATCAATTTTCCGGCCGGGTGCTCATGCAGCATGAAAACCAGCTGCTGCAAGCCGACGGCGCCCAGTTCGATGAAAAAAATCAACGCCTCCAGGCCAACGGCAATGTGCAGTTCCAGGTGCCCGGCCTGATTTCCCGTGGCGACGGCGCCCTGCTGCAACTCGACGAACACCGCGGCATCGTCAACGAATCACGCTACTTGCTCGAATACACCGGCGGCACCGGCCACGCAAAAAAAATTGAAGTCATCGGCGAAGTCGCCGAGCTGCAAGGCGCCAGTTACACCACCTGTCCAGGCACGCAACCCGCGTGGCAATTGGCGGCACAATCCATCACCCTGGACCGAGCCAACAACGAAGGCATCGCCCGCCACGTCGTGCTGCAACTGGGACAAGTGCCGGTCTTTTACGTCCCCTGGGCCAGCTTTGCGCTGCAAGGTCGTAAAACCGGCTTCCTCACCCCGGCACTGGGCTACTCGCGTATTCGCGGTGCGGACATCACCCTGCCGTATTATCTCAATCTGGCCCCAGCCCAGGATGCCACCCTGTACCCACGCCTGATAGAAAATCGCGGCCCGCAACTGGGCGGCGAATATCGCTATCTGACGGCGAGCAGTGCCGGCCAGGTGTTCAGCGAATATCTTCAGGACGATCAACTGTACGGAGACAATCGCTCGCTGTTTTCATTCAAGCACCGCGCCCAACCTAATGACCACTGGAGCTACAGCACGCAACTGGAGCAAGTCAGCGACCGCGATTATTTCAGCGACCTGGGCAGCAATCTCAGCACCAGCAGTCAGACACAACTGGAGCGCAATCTGCGCACTCAGTGGCGTGGTAAGAACTGGTGGGCCAGCGCAATGCTGCAAGACTACCAAATGCTCCGCAGCCACACCGCACCACACCGCCGCCTGCCGCAGCTGCAATATCGCCATCAAAGTCAGCACCGCTGGCTGCAAACCGAATTGCTCGGCGAATACAGTTATTTTCAGCACGACACACTGCTCAATGGCCATCGATTGCTGGTCGAGCCTGTTTTGACCACCGGCTATGATTCGCCCGGCGCCTACCTGCAGCCACGGCTGCGACTGCGCCACAACCGGTATTGGCTACAGGACCAGCCGGACGACGGCGGCACCAATGCGGTGTTCAGTCTGGATTCGGGTCTGCGCTTTATCCGTCACGGCCAGCGCATCGACCAGACCCTGGAACCGCGCCTGTTCTACACCTACAGCCCGTACCGCGACCAGCACTTGCAACCCATTTTCGATACCGGCGCACTGGATTTGAGTTTTGCCCAATTGTTCCGCGACTTCCGCTACATTGGCGGCGATCGCATCGGTGACGAAAACCGTCTGAGTACCGGCCTGAGTTCCAGCTTTGTCCGTCAAACTGACGGCCGACAATTGCTGCGCCTCAGTCTGGCCCATGCCCGCTATTTCGCAGATCACCGCACCCAACTGCCCGCTGAGGAACCAACACTGGCGGGTGATAGACGTATCGCCGGCGAAATTGCCAGTGAGTTTTTACCCGACTGGAGCTTTGCCACTACCCTGTTTCAACGCACCACCGATCGTCATCCGGACAAGCTGGCCACACGACTGAACTACGACGGCGATCGGCAGGGCCTGGATTTGTCTGCCCGCTATCGGCAGAATTTGCTCAAACAAGTGGGTGCCGCCGGCTATGTTGAGCTTGGCCCCCATTGGCAACTGGCGGCCAAGTGGACATATTCGCTGCAATATGAGCGCAGCAATGAAGCGGTCATCGGCGTACAATACCTCAGCTGCTGTTGGCGGCTGCGCACCGTTGCGCAACAATTCATCAAAAATGCCCAGGGCGAAACCGATCGCAGCATCGGTGTGGAAATCGAACTCACCGGACTAGCGACGGTCGGACGTAAAACCGAAGACCGTCTGTCACGGGAAATCATGGGATACAAGAGCGAAGGTTTTTAA
- a CDS encoding peptidylprolyl isomerase produces the protein MKRLVNLCLLAGLSLPVMATTSEIDRIAAIVNDDIITTQQLETQLETISKQLRAQNTQLPPMDILRRQVLEREIIKEIQLQLAKNTGIIVDDNALNTTIGNIAQQNKLSLRQLRDVLEKDGYDFAQYRENIRQEMIIARLQQREVHSRINISDGEIDSFLHTQSLQGGLDEEYLLSHILVTIPEAASPAQIAQARKKAEEVLARLKKGDDFAQMAVSYSDGQKALEGGSLGWRKAGELPTLFAEVVTQLKPNQIGEIIRSPSGFHIIKLMDKRRGEKHIITQTLARHVLIRTNELVSNMEAQERLKHLRERIQNGDDFAELARSHSDDPGSASKGGSLGWVDPGVMVPEFEEVMNKTALGKISEPFQSQFGWHILQVQERRNQDNSDAFRRNQARDFLRQRKIEDNLDTWIRQRRDEAYVEYKTER, from the coding sequence ATGAAACGTCTAGTGAATTTATGCCTGCTAGCCGGGCTCAGTCTGCCCGTCATGGCCACCACCAGCGAAATTGATCGCATCGCGGCCATCGTCAACGATGACATCATCACCACCCAGCAGCTAGAGACCCAGCTGGAAACAATCTCCAAACAGCTACGCGCACAAAACACTCAACTGCCGCCGATGGACATTTTGCGTCGCCAGGTGCTGGAACGTGAAATCATCAAGGAAATACAACTGCAGTTGGCGAAAAACACCGGCATTATTGTCGATGACAACGCCCTCAACACCACCATCGGCAACATCGCCCAGCAGAACAAACTCTCGCTGCGTCAATTGCGTGATGTTCTGGAAAAAGATGGCTACGACTTTGCGCAGTACCGGGAAAACATTCGTCAGGAAATGATTATCGCCCGCCTGCAGCAACGCGAAGTACACAGCCGTATCAATATTTCTGACGGCGAAATCGACAGTTTCCTCCACACCCAGTCGCTGCAAGGCGGACTGGATGAGGAATATCTGCTGTCGCATATTTTGGTTACTATTCCCGAAGCGGCCTCGCCAGCACAAATTGCCCAGGCCCGCAAAAAAGCCGAGGAAGTGCTGGCCCGCCTGAAAAAAGGCGATGATTTTGCGCAAATGGCGGTGAGTTATTCCGACGGCCAAAAAGCCCTCGAAGGCGGCAGCCTGGGCTGGCGCAAGGCCGGCGAACTGCCCACCCTGTTTGCCGAGGTGGTTACCCAGCTCAAACCCAATCAAATCGGCGAAATCATTCGCAGCCCCAGCGGTTTTCACATCATTAAGCTGATGGACAAACGTCGCGGTGAAAAGCACATCATTACCCAAACCCTGGCCCGCCACGTTCTGATCCGCACCAACGAACTGGTCAGTAACATGGAAGCGCAGGAACGCCTGAAACATCTGCGCGAACGCATCCAAAACGGCGATGACTTTGCCGAGCTGGCGCGCTCGCACAGTGATGATCCCGGCAGCGCCTCCAAAGGCGGCAGCTTGGGCTGGGTGGATCCCGGCGTGATGGTGCCCGAGTTTGAAGAGGTGATGAACAAAACCGCTCTGGGCAAAATCAGCGAACCGTTCCAAAGCCAATTTGGCTGGCACATTCTGCAAGTGCAGGAGCGACGCAATCAGGACAACAGCGACGCCTTCCGCCGCAATCAGGCGCGCGACTTTTTGCGCCAGCGCAAAATCGAGGACAACCTGGACACCTGGATTCGCCAGCGCCGCGATGAAGCCTACGTCGAATACAAAACCGAGCGCTAG
- the pdxA gene encoding 4-hydroxythreonine-4-phosphate dehydrogenase PdxA produces the protein MSPLPRLAITAGEPAGIGPDLCLMLASEAFDAELIILADIDTLRQRAQQLGLSVTLIPWQYGLNQPHQPGTLQVLSLPQTEPSICGQLNPANAAAFLASLDRAVDGCLNGEFDAMVTGPAQKSVVNDAGIAFSGHTEYLAERCKAPLPVMMLATEGLRVALVTTHLPLRAVADAITPDLLRQIIRILLRDLRSQFAIPHPKVLVCGLNPHAGEDGHLGTEERDFITAVINEFQALGENLIGPLPADTLFTPKNLQGADAVLAMYHDQGLPVLKYVGFGNAINVTLGLPIIRTSVDHGTALPLAGTGQAQPGSLRLAIHTAIDMVKRRS, from the coding sequence ATGAGTCCGTTGCCCCGTCTTGCCATCACTGCCGGCGAACCCGCTGGCATTGGCCCGGATCTGTGTCTGATGCTGGCCAGCGAAGCTTTTGACGCCGAACTGATCATCCTGGCCGACATCGACACCCTGCGCCAGCGTGCCCAACAACTGGGCCTGAGCGTCACGCTCATTCCCTGGCAATACGGCCTGAATCAGCCGCATCAGCCAGGCACGCTGCAAGTGCTGTCATTACCGCAAACCGAACCCAGCATTTGCGGTCAGCTCAACCCGGCCAATGCTGCGGCGTTTCTCGCCAGCCTGGATCGAGCGGTGGATGGCTGCCTGAACGGTGAATTTGACGCGATGGTGACCGGGCCGGCGCAAAAGAGCGTGGTGAACGATGCTGGCATCGCCTTTTCCGGCCACACCGAATATCTGGCGGAGCGCTGCAAGGCTCCACTGCCAGTGATGATGCTGGCCACCGAAGGGCTGCGTGTCGCCCTAGTCACCACCCATTTACCCTTGCGCGCCGTTGCCGATGCCATCACCCCGGACTTGTTGCGACAGATCATTCGCATTTTGCTGCGCGATCTGCGCAGTCAGTTCGCCATCCCGCACCCAAAAGTGCTGGTATGCGGTCTGAATCCTCATGCAGGTGAAGACGGTCATCTGGGTACGGAAGAGCGCGACTTCATCACCGCCGTGATCAACGAATTTCAGGCCCTGGGTGAAAACCTCATCGGCCCCTTGCCGGCAGACACTTTGTTCACGCCGAAAAATCTGCAAGGTGCCGACGCCGTCCTGGCCATGTACCACGACCAGGGCTTGCCGGTGCTAAAATACGTCGGCTTTGGCAACGCCATCAACGTTACACTGGGATTGCCCATCATCCGCACCTCGGTGGATCATGGCACCGCCCTGCCGCTGGCAGGCACCGGTCAGGCACAACCTGGCAGCCTGCGGCTCGCCATCCACACCGCCATCGACATGGTAAAACGACGCTCATGA
- the rsmA gene encoding 16S rRNA (adenine(1518)-N(6)/adenine(1519)-N(6))-dimethyltransferase RsmA gives MKEHKARKRFGQNFLHDPNVINRIVACINPKKGDRMVEIGPGQGAMTTPLLAALGEIDVVELDRDLIPILHQLLDDKGTLRIHSADALKFDFASLRQSGEKLRVVGNLPYNISTPLIFHLLEQAEIIQDMHFMLQKEVVDRLAAAPDSKAYGRLSVMVQYYCAVDKLFNVGPGAFKPAPKVDSAIVRLVPHAKPPVEVKDMQLFAEVVNRAFGQRRKTLRQAIKGLVSAEQMESIGIDSNRRGETLSLEDFAALANLVSG, from the coding sequence ATGAAAGAACACAAAGCCCGCAAACGTTTCGGCCAGAATTTCCTGCACGATCCCAACGTCATCAATCGCATCGTCGCCTGTATCAATCCGAAAAAGGGCGACCGCATGGTGGAAATCGGCCCCGGCCAGGGGGCGATGACCACGCCACTGCTAGCAGCTCTGGGCGAAATCGACGTGGTGGAACTGGACCGCGATTTGATTCCGATTCTGCATCAACTGCTGGATGATAAAGGCACGCTGCGCATCCATAGTGCCGATGCCCTGAAATTTGATTTTGCCAGTCTGCGCCAAAGCGGTGAAAAGCTGCGCGTGGTTGGCAACCTGCCCTACAACATTTCCACGCCACTGATATTTCATCTGCTGGAACAGGCCGAAATCATCCAGGACATGCATTTCATGCTGCAAAAAGAAGTGGTCGATCGCCTCGCGGCCGCGCCCGACAGCAAAGCCTATGGTCGCTTGAGTGTGATGGTGCAGTATTACTGCGCGGTGGATAAATTATTCAACGTGGGCCCAGGCGCGTTCAAACCTGCGCCCAAAGTCGACTCCGCCATCGTCCGACTGGTGCCGCACGCCAAACCGCCGGTTGAAGTCAAAGACATGCAGCTGTTCGCCGAGGTCGTCAATCGTGCATTTGGTCAGCGGCGCAAAACCTTGCGCCAGGCCATCAAAGGTCTGGTCAGCGCCGAACAAATGGAAAGTATTGGCATTGATTCCAACCGCCGCGGCGAAACCCTCAGCCTGGAGGATTTCGCCGCGCTGGCGAATCTGGTCAGCGGCTAG
- a CDS encoding YceI family protein, with protein sequence MRKILALVAALTVPVGAQAAAEYYNLDPDHSYPHFAIDHLNFSTLYGRFNQTHGRLMIDRKNNNGFVSVKISAVSIDTGNSKRDDHLRSPDFLNVMEFPDIKYESTSLRINDDNSADVKGTLTMLGVTKPVDLKVTRIRCGTNPINKKDTCGFEAQTQIKRSDFGSKYGLPGIGDDMRLWFQVEAIKE encoded by the coding sequence ATGAGAAAGATTTTGGCGTTGGTGGCCGCGCTGACTGTGCCTGTGGGCGCGCAGGCTGCGGCGGAGTACTATAATCTTGATCCTGACCACAGCTATCCGCACTTTGCGATCGATCACCTTAACTTTTCAACTTTGTACGGTCGTTTTAATCAAACTCATGGTCGGCTGATGATCGACCGAAAAAATAACAACGGCTTTGTTTCGGTAAAAATTTCCGCAGTGTCAATTGATACCGGAAACAGCAAACGCGATGATCATTTGCGTTCGCCGGATTTTCTCAATGTCATGGAGTTTCCGGACATCAAGTATGAATCAACCAGTCTGCGCATTAACGACGATAACAGCGCCGACGTGAAGGGAACCCTGACCATGTTGGGCGTGACCAAGCCGGTGGATTTGAAAGTGACGCGAATTCGTTGTGGCACTAATCCCATCAACAAAAAAGATACTTGCGGCTTTGAAGCGCAGACGCAAATCAAGCGTTCCGATTTTGGCAGCAAATACGGCCTGCCAGGTATCGGCGATGACATGCGCCTGTGGTTTCAGGTGGAAGCCATCAAGGAATAG